Proteins encoded together in one Bacillota bacterium window:
- a CDS encoding Rpn family recombination-promoting nuclease/putative transposase: MLLDKAGEKNREQVRRDKHDELFKQLLETFFYEFINLFFPQVGRLMDPDHLEFRPQEIITDVLDKEKHVVDILVETRLKDEEGLILVHVENQSQRVPDYNRMMFKYFARLHEKHQRKILPIAVYAHDAGVEEEDRFRISFSFLDVLEFRFFKVQLRKESWRDYIGSNNPVAAALLSKMNFSAEEKVSVKIEFARMLANMRLDLVRNTLLTAFFETYLRLDEAEEQKYRERLPRELKPEEVRNFMEITTSYHQQGREEGIKEGIKEGIKEGIKEGIKEGKREVALAALKKGLALEDIMEITGLDRENLLEIQKDSAAAGSGDQ, translated from the coding sequence TTGCTCTTGGACAAAGCGGGCGAAAAAAACCGGGAGCAAGTCCGGCGCGACAAGCACGACGAGTTGTTCAAGCAGCTGCTGGAGACCTTCTTCTACGAATTCATCAACCTGTTTTTCCCGCAGGTCGGTCGGCTTATGGATCCAGACCACCTGGAATTCCGGCCTCAGGAAATCATCACCGACGTATTGGACAAGGAAAAGCACGTGGTGGACATCCTGGTGGAGACCCGGCTCAAGGACGAAGAGGGCCTGATCCTGGTGCACGTGGAAAACCAATCCCAGCGGGTGCCGGACTACAACCGGATGATGTTCAAGTACTTCGCCCGGTTGCATGAAAAGCACCAGCGAAAAATTCTGCCCATCGCCGTTTACGCCCATGATGCCGGAGTGGAAGAGGAAGACCGCTTCCGGATCAGCTTCTCCTTTCTGGACGTTTTGGAATTCCGCTTCTTCAAGGTCCAGCTCCGGAAAGAATCTTGGCGGGACTACATTGGGAGCAACAATCCGGTGGCCGCCGCCCTGCTCAGCAAAATGAACTTCAGTGCGGAGGAAAAAGTGAGCGTCAAGATCGAATTTGCCCGCATGCTGGCCAACATGCGCCTGGACCTGGTCCGGAACACCCTGCTGACCGCTTTTTTCGAGACCTATCTCCGCTTGGACGAGGCGGAGGAACAAAAATACCGCGAACGCCTGCCCCGAGAACTCAAACCCGAGGAGGTGCGAAATTTTATGGAAATCACCACTTCTTATCATCAGCAAGGCCGGGAGGAAGGCATCAAGGAAGGCATCAAAGAGGGCATCAAGGAGGGCATCAAAGAGGGCATCAAAGAGGGCAAGAGGGAGGTCGCTTTGGCGGCCTTGAAAAAAGGCCTCGCCCTGGAGGACATCATGGAGATTACCGGCTTGGACCGGGAAAATCTGCTGGAAATCCAAAAAGATTCCGCAGCAGCCGGTAGCGGCGATCAGTAA